Proteins found in one Oncorhynchus mykiss isolate Arlee chromosome 3, USDA_OmykA_1.1, whole genome shotgun sequence genomic segment:
- the nr1i2 gene encoding nuclear receptor subfamily 1 group I member 2 isoform X1 gives MSKENLSDWPASQTSAEEEEEEEDDGEPKVCQVCGDRATGYHFNAMTCEGCKGFFRRAMKHPTKFCCPRQGVCVITKNNRRQCQACRLHKCQSIGMLKELIMSKEAVEKRRSQIRRNRMVEEPPVLSPQQEAVIQELFNAHEKTFDITFSHFQFRPIDRDLNPMSVWNQTASEQSVKQTRRMDNLSSSYSTSTSTSFSSSSCSLEDEEKEDRSGGKNTVFTTLPDVADLTTNMEEKKEEEKEKKEDRSDGGKNTVFTTLPHIADLTTYMIQNIINFAKGLPSFRALAIDDQISLLKGAMFEMMQIRFNMMFNVKTGIWECGPLTYCMDDAVRAGFQRHLLDPLMRFHYTLRNLQLQEVEYVLMQAISLFSPDRPGVINHGVIDSLQEKLAIALKVHIDSKRAKPEKHLLYPKILACLTEMRTMNEEYTKQVLQIQDIQPGNSFDPLILEVVSKDP, from the exons ATGAGTAAGGAGAACCTCAGCGACTGGCCCGCTTCCCAGACCTctgcagaggaggaagaggaggaggaagatgatggGGAGCCCAAGGTGTGTCAGGTGTGTGGAGATCGGGCTACAGGCTATCACTTCAACGCCATGACATGTGAGGGCTGCAAGGGATTCTTCAG GCGTGCCATGAAGCACCCCACTAAGTTCTGCTGCCCGCGGCAGGGTGTCTGTGTCATCACCAAGAACAACCGCCGCCAGTGCCAGGCCTGTCGACTCCACAAATGCCAGTCCATAGGCATGCTGAAAGAGT TGATCATGTCAAAGGAGGctgtggagaagaggaggagtcagATCAGGAGGAACAGGATGGTTGAAGAGCCCCCGGTCCTCTCGCCACAACAGGAAGCTGTCATACAGGAACTGTTCAACGCCCATGAAAAGACCTTCGACATCACCTTTTCCCACTTCCagttcagg CCCATCGACAGAGACCTCAACCCCATGTCTGTGTGGAACCAGACTGCCAGTGAGCAAAGTGTAAAACAGACTAGAAGAATGGATAACTTGTCATCATCTTACTCCACATCCACCTCCACcagcttctcctcttcctcctgttctttggaggatgaggagaaggaaGACAGGAGTGGAGGGAAGAATACGGTTTTCACCACTCTGCCCGATGTAGCTGACCTTACCACCAAcatggaggagaagaaggaggaggagaaggagaagaaggaggacaGGAGTGATGGGGGGAAGAATACGGTTTTCACCACTCTGCCCCACATAGCTGACCTCACCACCTACATGATCCAAAACATCATCAACTTTGCCAAAGGACTCCCCTccttcag GGCCCTGGCCATAGACGACCAGATCTCTCTGTTGAAGGGGGCCATGTTTGAGATGATGCAGATCCGCTTCAACATGATGTTCAATGTCAAGACGGGCATCTGGGAGTGTGGTCCCCTGACATACTGCATGGACGACGCTGTCCGGG CTGGGTTTCAGCGCCACCTGTTGGACCCTCTGATGCGGTTCCACTACACCCTGAGGAACCTACAGCTACAGGAGGTGGAGTATGTTCTCATGCAGGccatctccctcttctctccag ATCGTCCGGGTGTGATCAATCATGGTGTGATTGATAGTCTGCAGGAGAAGCTGGCTATTGCGCTGAAGGTCCACATCGACTCCAAGAGGGCCAAGCCTGAGAAACA CCTGCTGTACCCTAAGATTCTGGCGTGTCTGACGGAGATGAGGACTATGAATGAGGAGTATACCAAACAGGTTCTGCAGATACAGGACATCCAGCCAGGCAACTCATTTGACCCACTCATCCTAGAGGTGGTCAGCAAGGACCCCTGA
- the nr1i2 gene encoding nuclear receptor subfamily 1 group I member 2 (The RefSeq protein has 2 substitutions compared to this genomic sequence) yields the protein MSKENLNDWPPSQTSAEEEEEEEDDGEPKVCQVCGDRATGYHFNAMTCEGCKGFFRRAMKHPTKFCCPRQGVCVITKNNRRQCQACRLHKCQSIGMLKELIMSKEAVEKRRSQIRRNRMVEEPPVLSPQQEAVIQELFNAHEKTFDITFSHFQFRPIDRDLNPMSVWNQTASEQSVKQTRRMDNLSSSYSTSTSTSFSSSSCSLEDEEKEDRSGGKNTVFTTLPDVADLTTNMEEKKEEEKEKKEDRSDGGKNTVFTTLPHIADLTTYMIQNIINFAKGLPSFRALAIDDQISLLKGAMFEMMQIRFNMMFNVKTGIWECGPLTYCMDDAVRAGFQRHLLDPLMRFHYTLRNLQLQEVEYVLMQAISLFSPDRPGVINHGVIDSLQEKLAIALKVHIDSKRAKPEKHLLYPKILACLTEMRTMNEEYTKQVLQIQDIQPGNSFDPLILEVVSKDP from the exons ATGAGTAAGGAGAACCTCAGCGACTGGCCCGCTTCCCAGACCTctgcagaggaggaagaggaggaggaagatgatggGGAGCCCAAGGTGTGTCAGGTGTGTGGAGATCGGGCTACAGGCTATCACTTCAACGCCATGACATGTGAGGGCTGCAAGGGATTCTTCAG GCGTGCCATGAAGCACCCCACTAAGTTCTGCTGCCCGCGGCAGGGTGTCTGTGTCATCACCAAGAACAACCGCCGCCAGTGCCAGGCCTGTCGACTCCACAAATGCCAGTCCATAGGCATGCTGAAAGAGT TGATCATGTCAAAGGAGGctgtggagaagaggaggagtcagATCAGGAGGAACAGGATGGTTGAAGAGCCCCCGGTCCTCTCGCCACAACAGGAAGCTGTCATACAGGAACTGTTCAACGCCCATGAAAAGACCTTCGACATCACCTTTTCCCACTTCCagttcagg CCCATCGACAGAGACCTCAACCCCATGTCTGTGTGGAACCAGACTGCCAGTGAGCAAAGTGTAAAACAGACTAGAAGAATGGATAACTTGTCATCATCTTACTCCACATCCACCTCCACcagcttctcctcttcctcctgttctttggaggatgaggagaaggaaGACAGGAGTGGAGGGAAGAATACGGTTTTCACCACTCTGCCCGATGTAGCTGACCTTACCACCAAcatggaggagaagaaggaggaggagaaggagaagaaggaggacaGGAGTGATGGGGGGAAGAATACGGTTTTCACCACTCTGCCCCACATAGCTGACCTCACCACCTACATGATCCAAAACATCATCAACTTTGCCAAAGGACTCCCCTccttcag GGCCCTGGCCATAGACGACCAGATCTCTCTGTTGAAGGGGGCCATGTTTGAGATGATGCAGATCCGCTTCAACATGATGTTCAATGTCAAGACGGGCATCTGGGAGTGTGGTCCCCTGACATACTGCATGGACGACGCTGTCCGGG CTGGGTTTCAGCGCCACCTGTTGGACCCTCTGATGCGGTTCCACTACACCCTGAGGAACCTACAGCTACAGGAGGTGGAGTATGTTCTCATGCAGGccatctccctcttctctccag ATCGTCCGGGTGTGATCAATCATGGTGTGATTGATAGTCTGCAGGAGAAGCTGGCTATTGCGCTGAAGGTCCACATCGACTCCAAGAGGGCCAAGCCTGAGAAACA CCTGCTGTACCCTAAGATTCTGGCGTGTCTGACGGAGATGAGGACTATGAATGAGGAGTATACCAAACAGGTTCTGCAGATACAGGACATCCAGCCAGGCAACTCATTTGACCCACTCATCCTAGAGGTGGTCAGCAAGGACCCCTGA